Proteins encoded together in one Acipenser ruthenus chromosome 40, fAciRut3.2 maternal haplotype, whole genome shotgun sequence window:
- the LOC117397073 gene encoding transforming growth factor beta regulator 1-like isoform X1, whose translation MEAGEELQESPMFHGKEPPRIRTDRSGHSTSSQTPGTPLSPMDPLNTLSNFESEMEPDGQGSYSLFPALDNMSSLSATAEPLETEPASDVTDKPNLTWLDAAQIVLEEAGRPMHIKEIKQRIIDRGLVQSNAKSSLEAVMYRETQKGSRRFKRIENRNGVFALLTDDERQQALRAFTAQPFLATPAQPSFSSTGSGPPLPSFTSPPGVSEPKTKVKKVLRKSQNEKYRLKYLRLRKAARAMIFENAALCDEIANLEEKFVRAKEERRFLLKSLLQHQSLPEGELHSAPSTSASAPAAFSSTGAGGSILGVPAVLGPSAPGGEEGGSKKSKKDRKDRGRENGKEDVLKKVSKKKKVLEGGARKLVQPIPLDSSGRPVFPIVLGGLTVYSLGEIIPDRPHFHDDTAIYPVGFCSTRMFASMKSSEQQCLYTCQIKDMGSGPQFEIVPEEDPQNAIVASSALTCHANLFKAIGAMRGKPLTNIVPSGADFFGFSHPTIQNLIQSCPGARKCVNYQWVRFEVCRPGDGQLPHSLSEDDASINFEAFQKQQEAGADHSVTGPLCSALESMPVCSGAPVGKSSEGEGFSAYRINSPGRPPQPSISSQQRTLGQQQLLSPTLQPAASTSHFSSS comes from the exons ATGGAGGCCGGAGAGGAGCTCCAGGAATCCCCGATGTTTCATGGCAAAGAGCCGCCGAGAATTCGAACTGACCGGAGCGGG CACTCCACCAGCAGCCAGACCCCCGGCACCCCCTTGTCCCCCATGGACCCCCTGAACACCCTCTCGAACTTTGAGTCGGAGATGGAGCCGGACGGGCAGGGCAGCTACTCTCTGTTCCCTGCACTGGACAACATGAGCAGCCTGTCTGCAACGGCAGAGCCACTGGAGAC tgaACCTGCCAGCGATGTTACTGACAAGCCCAACCTCACCTGGCTGGATGCTgcacag ATTGTCTTAGAGGAAGCTGGGAGACCAATGCACATCAAAGAAATCAAACAGAGGATAATCGATAGGGGCTTGGTGCAATCAAA CGCAAAATCTAGTCTGGAGGCTGTCATGTATCGTGAG ACACAGAAAGGAAGCAGGCGCTTCAAGAGGATTGAGAACAGGAACGGAGTGTTTGCGCTGTTG ACAGATGATGAGAGGCAGCAGGCTTTACGGGCCTTTACAGCCCAGCCGTTCCTAGCAACTCCTGCCCAGCCCTCCTTCTCCAGCACAGGCTCCGGGCCCCCCCTGCCCAGCTTCACCTCCCCTCCAGGAGTCTCAGAGCCAAAGACCAAGGTGAAGAAGGTTCTGCGCAAGAGCCAGAACGAGAAGTACCGGCTGAAATACCTTCGCCTGCGCAAGGCAGCCAGAGCCATGATCTTC GAGAATGCAGCACTATGTGATGAAATCGCCAACTTAGAAGAGAAGTTTGTCCGAGCTAAAGAGGAGCGAAG GTTCCTGCTAAAGAGTCTGCTGCAGCACCAGTCCCTGCCAGAGGGGGAGCTGCACTCTGCCCCCAGTACCAGCGCCAGTGCCCCAGCAGCCTTCAGCTCGACTGGAGCGGGAGGTTCGATTCTGGGGGTGCCTGCAGTGCTGGGCCCTAGCGCcccaggaggagaggagggggggagtaAGAAGTCCAAGAAAGACAGGaaggacagagggagagagaatgGGAAGGAGGATG TGCTGAAGAAAGTCTCTAAAAAGAAGAAGGTGTTGGAGGGCGGGGCTCGGAAGCTGGTCCAGCCAATCCCATTGGATTCCTCGGGGCGGCCAGTGTTCCCCATAGTCTTGGGTGGGCTCACTGTGTACAGCCTGGGGGAG ATCATCCCAGACCGGCCACACTTCCATGATGACACTGCCATCTACCCCGTGGGGTTCTGCAGCACCCGGATGTTTGCCAGCATGAAGAGCTCCGAGCAGCAGTGTCTGTACACCTGCCAGATCAAGGACATGGGCAGTGGGCCGCAG TTTGAGATTGTACCGGAAGAGGATCCTCAGAATGCTATCGTTGCTTCATCTGCCCTAACCTGCCATGCCAACCTTTTCAAGGCCATTGGAGCAATGAG GGGTAAGCCGCTAACAAACATTGTGCCATCAGGAGCAGATTTCTTTGGCTTTTCCCACCCAACCATCCAAAACCTAATTCAGAGCTGTCCAGGGGCACGTAAATGTGTGAA TTACCAGTGGGTCCGTTTCGAGGTGTGCCGTCCTGGAGATGGCCAGCTTCCGCACAGCCTCTCTGAGGACGACGCGTCCATCAATTTCGAGGCCTTTCAGAAACAGCAGGAGGCCGGAGCAGACCACAGTGTGACAG GGCCGCTGTGCTCTGCCCTGGAAAGCATGCCGGTTTGCAGTGGAGCCCCCGTGGGGAAGAGCAGTGAGGGAGAGGGCTTCAGTGCCTACCGGATCAACTCTCCAG GCCGCCCTCCCCAGCCTTCCATCTCCTCCCAGCAGAGGACGCTGGGTCAGCAGCAACTGCTCTCTCCCACGCTCCAGCCTGCTGCCTCCACATCACACTTCAGCAGCTCCTGA
- the LOC117397074 gene encoding CXADR-like membrane protein, which produces MYLSLILFCFMTALSHNIPQMERNAGGCVTLPCKYNRSAVEGADGTIDIEWTVRNVTDPVIWLSGGKVFKKVPRLSPRISFVAHNSTTGDASVRIISLTPEDSGLYHCNVRKGAYINLILVNVTVLDMFDPAVVGENITEIQKNVGESVILPCGYNQSAAEGAEGNVDIEWSIRNQTNFTETLICQSTVYKRNPGMSPRISLVSDNDTTGNASVAIVSLATTDSGLYLCTVWKGCHILHQNTVIVTVLVGKAPAVALISLYVFITLAVCIVLITLLFLGYCHFRKIRNNSASSMYYKENELYETVLRRK; this is translated from the exons ATGTATCTGTCActaattttattttgctttatgactg CTCTGAGTCACAATATCCCACAGATGGAGAGGAATGCTGGAGGCTGTGTTACTCTGCCCTGCAAATACAACCGGAGTGCTGTCGAGGGAGCTGATGGGACTATTGACATTGAGTGGACTGTCAGGAATGTCACTGACCCAGTG ATCTGGCTGTCTGGGGGCAAGGTTTTTAAAAAGGTCCCAAGACTGAGCCCCAGGATCTCTTTTGTGGCTCACAACAGTACCACTGGAGACGCCTCTGTGCGGATTATCTCCCTGACACCAGAAGATTCTGGGCTTTATCACTGCAATGTTCGAAAAGGGGCATACATCAATCTGATTCTTGTTAATGTCACAGTTTTAG ataTGTTTGATCCAGCTGTCGTTGGTGAAAATATCACAGAAATCCAGAAGAATGTTGGAGAAAGCGTTATTCTGCCATGTGGCTACAACCAGAGTGCAGCTGAGGGAGCTGAAGGGAATGTTGACATTGAATGGAGCATCAGAAATCAAACTAACTTCACAGAAACACTG ATCTGCCAATCTACAGTCTATAAAAGGAACCCAGGGATGAGCCCCAGAATCTCTTTAGTGTCTGACAATGATACAACTGGAAATGCTTCCGTGGCGATTGTCTCCCTGGCAACAACAGATTCTGGGCTCTATCTCTGCACAGTATGGAAAGGATGTCACATCTTGCATCAGAATACCGTTATCGTCACGGTTTTAGTTGGGAAGG CACCAGCAGTGGCTTTGATATCACTGTATGTCTTCATCACTTTGGCTGTATGCATTGTATTGATCACTCTTTTGTTTCTGGGATACtgtcatttcagaaaaataag aaacaactCTGcatcatccatgtattataag gaaaacgaACTGTATGAAACTGTCCTACGGCGTAAATGA
- the LOC117397073 gene encoding transforming growth factor beta regulator 1-like isoform X2: MEAGEELQESPMFHGKEPPRIRTDRSGHSTSSQTPGTPLSPMDPLNTLSNFESEMEPDGQGSYSLFPALDNMSSLSATAEPLETEPASDVTDKPNLTWLDAAQIVLEEAGRPMHIKEIKQRIIDRGLVQSNAKSSLEAVMYRETDDERQQALRAFTAQPFLATPAQPSFSSTGSGPPLPSFTSPPGVSEPKTKVKKVLRKSQNEKYRLKYLRLRKAARAMIFENAALCDEIANLEEKFVRAKEERRFLLKSLLQHQSLPEGELHSAPSTSASAPAAFSSTGAGGSILGVPAVLGPSAPGGEEGGSKKSKKDRKDRGRENGKEDVLKKVSKKKKVLEGGARKLVQPIPLDSSGRPVFPIVLGGLTVYSLGEIIPDRPHFHDDTAIYPVGFCSTRMFASMKSSEQQCLYTCQIKDMGSGPQFEIVPEEDPQNAIVASSALTCHANLFKAIGAMRGKPLTNIVPSGADFFGFSHPTIQNLIQSCPGARKCVNYQWVRFEVCRPGDGQLPHSLSEDDASINFEAFQKQQEAGADHSVTGPLCSALESMPVCSGAPVGKSSEGEGFSAYRINSPGRPPQPSISSQQRTLGQQQLLSPTLQPAASTSHFSSS; the protein is encoded by the exons ATGGAGGCCGGAGAGGAGCTCCAGGAATCCCCGATGTTTCATGGCAAAGAGCCGCCGAGAATTCGAACTGACCGGAGCGGG CACTCCACCAGCAGCCAGACCCCCGGCACCCCCTTGTCCCCCATGGACCCCCTGAACACCCTCTCGAACTTTGAGTCGGAGATGGAGCCGGACGGGCAGGGCAGCTACTCTCTGTTCCCTGCACTGGACAACATGAGCAGCCTGTCTGCAACGGCAGAGCCACTGGAGAC tgaACCTGCCAGCGATGTTACTGACAAGCCCAACCTCACCTGGCTGGATGCTgcacag ATTGTCTTAGAGGAAGCTGGGAGACCAATGCACATCAAAGAAATCAAACAGAGGATAATCGATAGGGGCTTGGTGCAATCAAA CGCAAAATCTAGTCTGGAGGCTGTCATGTATCGTGAG ACAGATGATGAGAGGCAGCAGGCTTTACGGGCCTTTACAGCCCAGCCGTTCCTAGCAACTCCTGCCCAGCCCTCCTTCTCCAGCACAGGCTCCGGGCCCCCCCTGCCCAGCTTCACCTCCCCTCCAGGAGTCTCAGAGCCAAAGACCAAGGTGAAGAAGGTTCTGCGCAAGAGCCAGAACGAGAAGTACCGGCTGAAATACCTTCGCCTGCGCAAGGCAGCCAGAGCCATGATCTTC GAGAATGCAGCACTATGTGATGAAATCGCCAACTTAGAAGAGAAGTTTGTCCGAGCTAAAGAGGAGCGAAG GTTCCTGCTAAAGAGTCTGCTGCAGCACCAGTCCCTGCCAGAGGGGGAGCTGCACTCTGCCCCCAGTACCAGCGCCAGTGCCCCAGCAGCCTTCAGCTCGACTGGAGCGGGAGGTTCGATTCTGGGGGTGCCTGCAGTGCTGGGCCCTAGCGCcccaggaggagaggagggggggagtaAGAAGTCCAAGAAAGACAGGaaggacagagggagagagaatgGGAAGGAGGATG TGCTGAAGAAAGTCTCTAAAAAGAAGAAGGTGTTGGAGGGCGGGGCTCGGAAGCTGGTCCAGCCAATCCCATTGGATTCCTCGGGGCGGCCAGTGTTCCCCATAGTCTTGGGTGGGCTCACTGTGTACAGCCTGGGGGAG ATCATCCCAGACCGGCCACACTTCCATGATGACACTGCCATCTACCCCGTGGGGTTCTGCAGCACCCGGATGTTTGCCAGCATGAAGAGCTCCGAGCAGCAGTGTCTGTACACCTGCCAGATCAAGGACATGGGCAGTGGGCCGCAG TTTGAGATTGTACCGGAAGAGGATCCTCAGAATGCTATCGTTGCTTCATCTGCCCTAACCTGCCATGCCAACCTTTTCAAGGCCATTGGAGCAATGAG GGGTAAGCCGCTAACAAACATTGTGCCATCAGGAGCAGATTTCTTTGGCTTTTCCCACCCAACCATCCAAAACCTAATTCAGAGCTGTCCAGGGGCACGTAAATGTGTGAA TTACCAGTGGGTCCGTTTCGAGGTGTGCCGTCCTGGAGATGGCCAGCTTCCGCACAGCCTCTCTGAGGACGACGCGTCCATCAATTTCGAGGCCTTTCAGAAACAGCAGGAGGCCGGAGCAGACCACAGTGTGACAG GGCCGCTGTGCTCTGCCCTGGAAAGCATGCCGGTTTGCAGTGGAGCCCCCGTGGGGAAGAGCAGTGAGGGAGAGGGCTTCAGTGCCTACCGGATCAACTCTCCAG GCCGCCCTCCCCAGCCTTCCATCTCCTCCCAGCAGAGGACGCTGGGTCAGCAGCAACTGCTCTCTCCCACGCTCCAGCCTGCTGCCTCCACATCACACTTCAGCAGCTCCTGA
- the LOC117397100 gene encoding sialate O-acetylesterase-like, with protein sequence MESLVVLGVLAIICGLIHPANGFEERFRFASYYGDHMVLQAGPGSAVIWGYGAEGATVTVSVEGKDKHTAKVLDGIWSVTLDPVKPGGPFTLTAEHLSQDGLTSLNLTDVLFGDVWLCGGQSNMEMTLSQVMNASEELAEASKFPDVRVFSAALEQSSTELRDLAKVALPWSIPSAKVLGAGNFTQFSAVCWLFGRYLYERLQYPVGLVESCWGGTPVEAWSSHRVLHRCGLVEDTIGSRFEYVDRVMGPRFNSVLWNAMIHPLLNMTIKGAIWYQGEDNTNYNLDLYNCTFPAMIDDWRLSFHQGSAGQTSAVFPFGFVQICTDNQGSPSDAFPRLRWHQTADFGFAPNPRMKDTFMAVSVDLVDPGSPWGSIHPRYKQDVARRLILGARAVAYGEKGISFQGPFPTKVELKGNIMIITYSQKITVTHFNKDVFEVCCSKKKTACDVSSSGWAPAPVFNVYSNIIFLTTENCPDEVSGLRYAWKDWPCDWKACPVYSADRVLPAPPFVVGPQGSGRWTILE encoded by the exons ATGGAGTCGCTAGTAGTACTGGGTGTGCTGGCGATTATCTGCGGTTTAATCCACCCTGCGAACGGATTCG AGGAAAGATTCCGCTTCGCTTCTTACTATGGGGATCACATGGTGCTGCAGGCAGGCCCGGGGAGTGCTGTGATCTGGGGGTACGGAGCAGAAGGAGCCACGGTTACCGTGTCTGTGGAAGGGAAGGACAAACACACTGCAAAGGTGTTGGATG GGATCTGGAGCGTGACCCTTGACCCAGTGAAGCCTGGAGGCCCCTTCACATTAACAGCAGAGCATCTAAGTCAAGACGGGCTGACCAGCCTCAACCTGACCGACGTTCTGTTCGGAGATGTGTGGCTGTGTGGAGGACAGAGCAACATGGAGATGACCCTCTCCCAG GTGATGAATGCCTCCGAAGAGCTGGCTGAGGCCTCCAAGTTTCCTGATGTGCGTGTCTTCAGCGCGGCTCTGGAACAGAGTTCCACAGAGCTGAGAGACCTGGCGAAGGTCGCACTGCCCTGGTCCATTCCCTCTGCAA AGGTACTGGGAGCTGGCAATTTCACCCAGTTCTCTGCGGTGTGCTGGCTCTTCGGGCGCTACCTGTACGAGAGACTGCAGTACCCCGTGGGGCTGGTGGAGTCTTGCTGGGGGGGCACCCCTGTGGAGGCCTGGTCTTCACACAGGGTCCTGCACCGCTGCGGGCTAGTGGAGGACACAATCGG GAGCCGGTTTGAATATGTGGATAGGGTGATGGGCCCCAGGTTCAACTCTGTGCTGTGGAACGCTATGATACACCCTCTGCTGAACATGACCATCAAGGGAGCTATCTGGTACCAAG GGGAAGACAACACAAACTACAACCTGGACCTGTACAACTGCACCTTCCCGGCCATGATCGACGACTGGAGACTGAGCTTTCACCAGGGATCGGCCGGGCAGACCTCCGCAGTCTTTCCTTTCGGCTTCGTGCAG ATTTGCACAGACAACCAGGGCTCTCCGAGCGATGCTTTCCCCAGACTGCGATGGCACCAGACCGCTGATTTTGGTTTCGCCCCCAACCCCAGGATGAAGGACACCTTCATGGCAGTCAGTGTAGACCTGGTGGACCCCGGCTCTCCTTGGGGCAG TATCCACCCACGGTACAAGCAGGACGTGGCACGAAGGCTGATCCTGGGAGCCCGCGCTGTGGCTTACGGTGAAAAAGGCATCTCATTCCAGGGGCCATTCCCAACTAAAGTTGAGCTCAAGGGGAATATAATGATCATCACCTACTCGCAGAAAATCACTGTCACCCATTTCAACAAAGATGTATTCGAG GTCTGCTGCTCTAAAAAGAAGACAGCCTGTGATGTCAGCTCCTCGGGGTGGGCCCCTGCACCTGTGTTCAACGTCTACAGCAACATCATCTTCCTAACAACAGAAAACTGCCCCGATGAAGTTTCTGGCTTGCGCTATGCCTGGAAGGACTGGCCATGTGACTGGAAGGCTTGTCCAGTCTACAGTGCTGACCGTGTCTTGCCTGCTCCCCCCTTTGTTGTTGGCCCCCAGGGGTCTGGGAGATGGACCATTCTTGAATAA
- the LOC131708061 gene encoding anaphase-promoting complex subunit 13-like, with product MDCEVQRDGRILDLIDDAWKEDRLPYEEVTIPLNELPEPEQDSGGSTESVKEQEMKWSDLALQSLHENTPNTGS from the exons ATGGACTGTGAGGTACAGAGAGACGGGAGGATTCTGGACCTGATCGATGATGCCTGGAAGGAGGACAGGCTGCCTTACGAAGAAGTCACAATCCCACTG AATGAGCTTCCTGAGCCAGAGCAAGACAGCGGTGGCTCGACCGAGTCGGTGAAAGAGCAGGAGATGAAGTGGTCAGACCTGGCCCTGCAGAGCCTGCACGAGAACACCCCCAACACAGGGAGCTAG